The following coding sequences lie in one Methanobacterium alcaliphilum genomic window:
- a CDS encoding putative PEP-binding protein translates to MSLLKGIGASAYIKTGKVKKIEKYRDAADLEGGEIIVASKISRDMLPKIKKAGAVVTDYGGLTSHVAITLRELKIPCVVGTEKATNILDNDMIVTVDGHTGHIYQGIIEFEEELELFELQETATNLKVNLNIPAIASSISPYVDGVGSIRIENIVIETGKHPYILLEKGLLSDVLVNGIEQILDAFYPKPVWFRTFDIPTDELKNLDGGKIEPTEKNSLLGLRAIYKDLRDIEVLKAEFRAVKTLLDRGYSNLGLKFPFLRDVSEYYAAKKIMKDIGLKPHHDLDVGVSIETPSAALCIKDYINAKIDFVSIGMSDLTMCSLAVDRRGVKVAKHFNLKHPAVLSLVNMVINRCHKKGLETCIAGYAGCDRSIVRKLIHMGMPSISTNPDQILKMRQYIDVVEKEIRLKSAREILVR, encoded by the coding sequence ATGTCATTACTTAAAGGGATCGGCGCCAGTGCCTATATAAAAACAGGTAAAGTGAAAAAGATAGAAAAATACAGGGATGCTGCAGATCTAGAAGGGGGAGAAATCATAGTGGCTTCTAAAATATCTCGAGATATGCTCCCTAAGATAAAAAAGGCAGGTGCAGTGGTAACTGATTATGGTGGTCTGACCAGCCATGTAGCAATTACTTTAAGGGAACTAAAAATACCTTGTGTTGTAGGAACTGAAAAAGCAACTAATATCCTTGACAATGACATGATAGTAACAGTGGATGGTCACACTGGACATATTTACCAGGGTATCATTGAATTTGAAGAAGAATTAGAATTATTTGAACTTCAGGAAACAGCCACTAATCTTAAAGTTAATTTAAATATTCCCGCCATAGCCAGTAGTATATCCCCATATGTTGATGGTGTGGGATCTATTAGAATAGAGAATATAGTAATTGAGACCGGGAAGCATCCTTATATCCTTTTAGAAAAAGGATTACTATCTGATGTTTTGGTAAATGGAATTGAACAAATTTTAGATGCTTTTTATCCCAAACCAGTCTGGTTTAGAACATTTGATATCCCTACAGATGAACTTAAAAATTTAGATGGTGGAAAAATAGAACCAACTGAAAAAAATTCATTATTAGGGCTTAGGGCAATATATAAAGATTTAAGAGATATTGAAGTATTAAAAGCAGAATTCCGTGCTGTGAAAACTCTTTTAGATAGAGGATATTCAAATCTAGGTTTAAAATTTCCGTTTTTACGGGATGTGTCTGAATATTATGCAGCTAAAAAAATAATGAAAGATATTGGTTTAAAACCACACCACGATTTAGATGTGGGAGTTTCTATTGAAACACCTTCTGCTGCCCTATGTATCAAAGATTATATTAATGCTAAAATTGATTTTGTATCAATTGGGATGAGTGATTTAACTATGTGTTCTCTGGCGGTTGATCGAAGAGGGGTTAAAGTAGCAAAACATTTTAATTTAAAACATCCTGCAGTTTTAAGTTTGGTAAATATGGTAATTAATAGATGCCATAAAAAAGGTCTGGAAACATGCATAGCAGGTTATGCGGGATGTGATAGGTCTATCGTAAGAAAATTAATCCATATGGGAATGCCTTCTATTTCTACTAACCCTGATCAAATATTAAAAATGCGTCAATATATAGATGTTGTGGAAAAAGAAATTAGGCTTAAATCTGCACGTGAAATATTAGTTAGATAG
- a CDS encoding SBBP repeat-containing protein has translation MNKHLIPLLFIFIITLSMSIVSAEEIPSKDDVLNKTDNNNNVTSLNTQINNANIPFIENQGQSDTKVKYYADTFYGTVYVTNESITHSIKGDNNTTVVIKEQFLNKEGDVITFKPIGYESGSSKVDYYQGVDSSKWQTGLNTWSIISLGELYPGIELFLRANGCNIEKIFIIQPGANPDHIQIQLSGADQLEINSDGSLNMKTIIGNIQFTKPIAFQEDDAVSVDYKIVGDIYSFQLGTYNTKKPLTIDPTLQYSTYIGQNRDNCGYSITTDNAGNIYVVGYTDSSSFPTTAGTYQNNLKGTYDVFIVKLTPNNQGTNDLKYSTYIGGSNYDFGYSIAVDNAGNIYITGATSSDDFPTTTGAFQKTWGGAGDAFLVKLTPNNQGTNDLKYSTYIGGSGDETAYGLAIDNAGNVYITGYTDSTDFPTTLSAYQTSNAGYLDVFVVKLTPNNQGLNDLKYSTYLGGSNRDCGYGITIDNQGNIYVTGYTWSQTTQWEIGFPTTMGAYQTTKKGMSDVFITKISPNSQGITDLKYSTYLGESGDDVGQGITIDNAGNIYITGYTDSTDFPTTVGAYQTTLKGMYDAIIVKLTPNNQGLNDLKYSTYLGGTNIDYGWSISSDNEGNIYIGGYTYSEDYPTTPDAYQTTKNGGSSSFDAFISKLTLNSQSANDLKYSTYLGGSRDDYGYSINVDPAGNIYITGYTYSNDFPTTTGAYQTSYQGSGNVFIVKLGAVADLSINKTVNTNRVRLNDTVYYTILVQNNGPDTSFGIHVNEVLPEGLKYISSQTNYGIYDPKTGIWTINYLPNNTTAVLTIKSIVERTGIITNTVRVSALTYDPVINNTISSATILSSVTPNNNTNKTNETDKTHHINAADMIRMQDTGVPFFTLLLALIMIAGGFLSSKKIK, from the coding sequence TTGAATAAACATTTAATACCACTACTATTTATTTTTATCATAACACTTTCCATGAGTATTGTCTCAGCTGAAGAAATACCAAGTAAAGATGACGTCCTGAATAAAACAGACAACAATAATAATGTTACATCACTGAATACTCAGATAAATAATGCTAATATTCCTTTTATTGAAAATCAAGGACAAAGCGATACTAAAGTTAAATATTACGCAGATACTTTCTATGGAACCGTCTATGTAACCAATGAAAGCATTACTCACAGCATAAAAGGAGATAATAACACTACTGTAGTTATTAAAGAGCAATTCCTGAATAAAGAGGGTGATGTAATTACTTTTAAACCAATCGGTTATGAATCTGGAAGTTCTAAGGTTGATTATTACCAAGGTGTTGATTCCAGTAAATGGCAAACTGGATTAAATACATGGAGTATCATCTCTTTAGGAGAGTTATATCCTGGAATAGAATTGTTTTTAAGGGCCAATGGATGCAATATTGAAAAAATATTCATTATTCAGCCAGGGGCAAATCCGGACCATATCCAAATACAATTATCCGGTGCGGATCAATTAGAAATAAACTCAGATGGTTCTTTGAATATGAAAACCATAATAGGGAATATTCAATTTACAAAACCCATAGCTTTTCAGGAAGATGATGCTGTTTCAGTAGATTATAAAATAGTTGGAGATATTTACAGTTTTCAATTAGGAACTTACAATACTAAAAAACCTCTTACTATCGACCCAACACTACAATACAGCACTTACATAGGGCAAAATAGAGATAATTGCGGATACAGTATAACCACAGACAATGCGGGGAATATATATGTAGTAGGATACACCGATTCGAGTAGTTTCCCAACCACTGCGGGAACATATCAAAATAATTTGAAAGGAACTTACGATGTATTTATAGTAAAACTAACACCTAACAACCAAGGAACCAACGACCTAAAATACAGCACATACATCGGAGGATCAAATTATGATTTTGGATATAGCATAGCTGTGGACAATGCTGGAAACATATACATAACCGGAGCTACATCATCAGATGATTTCCCAACAACCACCGGAGCATTCCAAAAAACTTGGGGTGGAGCCGGTGATGCATTCCTAGTAAAACTAACACCTAACAACCAGGGAACCAACGACCTAAAATACAGCACATACATCGGTGGGAGTGGTGATGAAACAGCATATGGCCTGGCCATAGATAATGCAGGAAATGTATACATCACAGGATACACAGATTCTACAGATTTCCCAACTACGCTTAGCGCATACCAAACATCCAATGCAGGATACCTAGATGTATTTGTAGTTAAATTAACACCCAACAACCAGGGACTAAATGATTTAAAATACAGTACATACCTCGGAGGAAGTAATAGGGATTGTGGTTATGGTATAACCATAGATAATCAAGGTAATATTTATGTGACTGGGTATACATGGTCCCAAACAACACAATGGGAAATAGGATTTCCAACCACTATGGGAGCATACCAGACCACCAAAAAAGGAATGAGTGATGTATTCATAACAAAAATATCTCCAAATAGTCAAGGTATAACTGATTTAAAATACAGCACATACCTCGGCGAATCAGGAGATGACGTAGGACAAGGCATAACCATAGATAATGCAGGAAACATCTACATCACAGGATACACAGATTCTACAGATTTCCCAACTACAGTTGGAGCATATCAAACCACACTAAAAGGAATGTATGATGCAATTATTGTGAAATTAACACCCAATAATCAAGGTTTAAATGATTTAAAATACAGCACATACCTCGGTGGAACAAATATTGATTATGGATGGAGTATAAGCTCAGATAATGAAGGTAACATCTATATTGGAGGTTACACTTACTCTGAAGATTATCCTACTACTCCAGATGCATACCAAACCACTAAAAATGGTGGTTCATCTTCATTTGATGCTTTTATAAGTAAGTTAACACTCAACAGTCAGAGCGCGAATGACCTGAAATATAGCACATATTTAGGTGGAAGTCGTGACGATTATGGATACAGTATAAATGTAGACCCTGCAGGAAACATCTACATCACAGGATACACTTATTCCAATGATTTCCCAACAACCACAGGGGCATACCAAACAAGTTATCAAGGAAGCGGTAATGTATTTATAGTAAAATTGGGTGCTGTGGCAGATTTAAGTATAAATAAAACAGTAAACACCAATCGAGTTCGCTTAAACGATACAGTGTATTATACCATACTTGTTCAAAATAATGGGCCAGACACATCTTTTGGTATTCATGTAAATGAGGTACTGCCTGAGGGATTGAAATATATTTCATCACAAACGAATTATGGAATATATGATCCTAAAACAGGCATATGGACTATTAACTATTTGCCTAACAACACTACAGCTGTATTAACTATAAAATCAATTGTAGAGCGAACGGGGATAATAACAAATACTGTAAGAGTATCAGCATTGACTTATGATCCAGTAATCAATAACACCATATCCAGTGCGACCATATTATCAAGTGTTACACCTAACAATAATACCAACAAAACCAATGAAACTGATAAGACCCATCATATAAATGCTGCAGATATGATAAGGATGCAAGATACAGGGGTTCCATTTTTTACATTATTATTAGCCCTAATAATGATAGCAGGTGGATTTTTATCCTCTAAAAAAATAAAATAA
- a CDS encoding potassium channel family protein, with translation MNKNVKNYLLTILQVYVTIVIALMVVDVTLLIILTFTHLKPITVTHIYNLDLIVCIMLFFVVLLTVIPKKDKIGFLKDKWILIPAIIPVDFILIGLLGFPLSVFISIIRLVHMGAMVASVNKISSSFIKFSKKTGLSYGIVILTLVFLLSSAMFFVTETKVNPEVKSYEDAAWYTVTTMTTTGYGDIVPITGFGRVLGVLMMITGVAFTGYATASVASSLIDKFRAEREKDREALIELTKKMNKDRIDHADEINGALKEILEKLDKK, from the coding sequence ATGAACAAAAATGTTAAAAATTATCTTTTAACAATTTTACAGGTATATGTAACCATTGTAATTGCTTTAATGGTGGTGGATGTCACTCTTCTTATAATTTTAACATTTACCCATTTAAAACCAATCACTGTGACTCATATTTATAATCTAGATTTAATAGTCTGTATAATGCTATTTTTTGTCGTATTGCTCACGGTCATTCCAAAAAAAGATAAGATCGGTTTTTTAAAAGACAAGTGGATTTTAATACCTGCAATTATTCCTGTTGATTTTATATTGATAGGATTATTGGGATTTCCTCTATCTGTATTCATATCCATAATCCGGCTTGTCCATATGGGGGCTATGGTGGCAAGTGTAAATAAAATAAGTTCCAGCTTTATAAAATTTTCTAAAAAAACAGGTTTAAGCTATGGTATTGTAATTTTAACCCTAGTATTCCTTTTATCCTCTGCCATGTTTTTTGTTACTGAGACTAAAGTCAACCCTGAAGTAAAATCTTATGAAGATGCAGCATGGTATACAGTTACCACTATGACCACCACAGGATACGGGGATATTGTTCCAATAACTGGGTTTGGAAGGGTTCTAGGGGTTTTAATGATGATTACGGGTGTGGCATTTACAGGGTATGCGACTGCATCAGTGGCCAGTTCACTTATTGATAAATTCAGAGCAGAACGAGAAAAAGATCGAGAAGCATTAATTGAACTTACTAAAAAAATGAATAAAGACAGAATAGATCATGCGGATGAGATAAATGGCGCACTTAAAGAAATTTTAGAAAAACTCGATAAGAAATAG
- a CDS encoding response regulator codes for MGKISLLIVEDEFIAAADLQGRLRKLGYDVLDIVFSGEDAIQYAAELRPDLVLMDIVLPGNIDGVKAAEKIGSLDIPVVFLTAYSDSATIEKAKKSKPYGYIVKPCDDSVLKVTIETAIKKHDADRKSMDDVRKLVVSEPHETHYHEMESNLIPRVMIVEDEFIMAVDLSDKLESLGYKIVAIEVSGEDAIQTALELHPDVVLMDIILQGELNGIEAAREINEIDIPVIFLTAHSDPATLEKALETAPYGYLLKPFEDYKVNSAIQTALEKKKSEQERYARLEKTISTKEEELKMEKEGVFFVCAFIFLLVVYGFVYNTMTWLMYLLFIPASYNIFLIAVSLNKKEEPVQFERPPLVSIIVPAHNEEFTIEKCVHTMAKMDYYLENQRNYELIVVNDGSTDRTGEILKNLKREYEFLRIVTRKPPRAGKGKGYVLNEGVRVSRGDVIAVFDADARVNSDFLKLAVPYLNEDKVAGVQSRVRMYNKDRNLLTSMQEVEFAIFGNGVLTSRDIMGKNGYLGGNGQLTTRKALETIGGWDGFAVTEDLNLSIKLMIQGYKIRYCGEAVVYQEAVPHWKPFFRQRVRWATGNLETLFVYLAPIIDAHIPLYKKIDSIQYLFFLLFTAFVMLGYMVFILNLSMIYTFNMEAPLSIALLSTAAFFPGAFLGVYRDKEGVLRSIIKTIEYWAYCFYLIPLFFAAFLHMITRKDRKWAKTHHTGS; via the coding sequence ATGGGTAAAATAAGTTTATTAATAGTTGAAGATGAATTCATTGCGGCTGCAGATCTCCAGGGACGACTGAGAAAATTAGGATATGATGTACTGGATATTGTATTTTCTGGAGAAGATGCAATCCAATATGCTGCAGAGCTACGCCCTGATCTTGTTTTAATGGATATTGTGCTCCCGGGTAATATAGACGGTGTAAAAGCTGCTGAAAAAATAGGTTCATTGGATATTCCTGTTGTTTTTTTAACTGCTTACAGTGACTCAGCTACTATTGAAAAAGCTAAAAAGAGCAAACCATATGGTTATATAGTTAAACCTTGTGATGATTCAGTTTTAAAGGTTACCATTGAAACAGCCATTAAAAAGCACGATGCTGATCGAAAAAGCATGGATGATGTTCGAAAATTAGTGGTAAGTGAACCTCACGAAACACATTACCATGAAATGGAATCTAATTTAATTCCTCGAGTTATGATAGTAGAAGATGAATTTATCATGGCGGTGGATTTATCAGATAAGTTAGAATCATTAGGTTATAAAATTGTTGCCATTGAGGTTTCAGGTGAAGACGCCATACAGACAGCATTGGAATTACATCCAGATGTGGTGTTAATGGACATTATACTACAGGGGGAACTAAATGGAATTGAAGCTGCTAGAGAGATTAATGAGATAGATATTCCTGTGATATTTTTAACAGCCCATAGTGATCCGGCTACTCTGGAAAAGGCTTTAGAAACAGCACCTTATGGCTACCTTTTAAAACCCTTTGAAGATTATAAAGTTAACAGTGCCATTCAAACAGCTCTGGAAAAGAAAAAATCAGAACAAGAAAGATATGCAAGACTTGAAAAAACTATTTCCACTAAAGAAGAAGAATTGAAAATGGAAAAAGAAGGGGTTTTCTTTGTTTGTGCTTTTATTTTCTTATTGGTGGTCTATGGATTTGTGTATAATACCATGACCTGGCTTATGTATCTTCTGTTTATACCTGCATCTTACAATATTTTTCTTATAGCTGTTAGTCTGAATAAAAAAGAAGAACCAGTACAATTTGAAAGGCCACCTTTAGTTAGCATTATAGTCCCAGCTCACAATGAAGAATTTACCATTGAAAAATGCGTCCATACCATGGCAAAAATGGATTATTATCTTGAAAACCAGCGTAATTATGAATTAATCGTAGTTAATGATGGTTCGACTGATAGAACTGGTGAAATATTAAAAAATTTAAAAAGAGAATACGAATTTTTAAGGATTGTTACCAGAAAACCACCCCGTGCAGGTAAAGGTAAAGGTTATGTTTTAAATGAAGGAGTTAGGGTTTCTCGAGGGGATGTAATAGCCGTATTTGATGCGGATGCCCGCGTTAATTCTGATTTTCTTAAATTGGCTGTTCCTTATCTAAATGAAGATAAGGTGGCAGGGGTCCAATCCAGAGTCCGTATGTACAATAAGGATAGAAACCTTTTAACTTCAATGCAAGAAGTTGAATTCGCTATTTTTGGTAATGGTGTTCTTACATCAAGAGATATTATGGGAAAAAATGGTTACCTTGGGGGTAATGGTCAGTTAACCACAAGAAAAGCATTAGAAACAATTGGGGGATGGGATGGTTTTGCAGTAACTGAAGACCTTAATTTAAGTATAAAGTTAATGATTCAAGGCTATAAAATCAGATATTGTGGTGAAGCAGTTGTTTATCAGGAGGCAGTTCCTCACTGGAAACCGTTTTTTAGACAGAGGGTCCGCTGGGCAACTGGGAATTTAGAAACCCTTTTTGTTTATTTAGCACCTATAATTGATGCTCATATTCCATTATACAAAAAAATTGACTCTATTCAGTATCTTTTCTTCCTTTTATTCACGGCATTTGTCATGTTGGGTTATATGGTATTTATTTTAAATTTAAGCATGATATATACATTCAATATGGAAGCCCCCTTATCCATCGCACTTTTATCCACTGCAGCTTTTTTCCCAGGCGCTTTTTTAGGAGTATATCGAGACAAAGAGGGCGTTTTAAGGTCCATCATTAAAACTATTGAATATTGGGCGTACTGCTTTTACTTAATACCCTTATTTTTCGCTGCATTCTTGCATATGATAACTAGAAAAGATCGTAAATGGGCTAAAACTCATCACACTGGTTCTTAA
- a CDS encoding TetR/AcrR family transcriptional regulator, with protein MSEQLFLERGYEDTMVSDIVKQAEVAQGTFYYYFKSKEAVLDEITDKYISIIVESMETISKDENLNALEKLVKIFEFSLSFRNDTIGIMQQVTTEKNISMQRKFEQKIPFETVGPLAHIFKEGVEEKIFTTPYPEDAAKAFNGIVSMVLQGIDTDNDSDEIKMRFMVIFEFMERILGAESGAISNAFSKKVL; from the coding sequence ATATCTGAACAATTATTTCTCGAAAGGGGTTATGAAGATACCATGGTCTCAGACATTGTTAAACAAGCAGAAGTAGCTCAGGGAACATTTTATTATTATTTTAAATCTAAAGAGGCGGTTTTAGATGAAATAACAGATAAATATATTAGTATCATCGTTGAGAGTATGGAAACAATTTCTAAAGATGAAAATCTAAATGCTTTGGAAAAATTGGTAAAGATTTTCGAGTTTTCGTTATCATTTAGGAATGATACGATTGGTATTATGCAGCAAGTAACTACTGAAAAGAATATTAGTATGCAACGTAAATTCGAACAAAAAATTCCTTTTGAAACTGTGGGGCCACTGGCCCATATATTTAAAGAAGGTGTTGAAGAAAAGATTTTCACTACCCCATACCCTGAAGACGCCGCTAAAGCATTTAATGGGATTGTAAGCATGGTTTTACAGGGAATAGATACTGATAATGATTCAGATGAAATTAAAATGAGATTTATGGTAATTTTTGAGTTCATGGAAAGAATTTTAGGGGCAGAGAGTGGTGCCATTAGCAATGCATTCAGTAAAAAGGTCCTTTAA
- a CDS encoding glycosyltransferase yields MKILLPVMGVRGDVQIFFALAMALKKEGHEVTVAVNSKFQKLGESYGINCYSLGGNPEDGVTELKKIMKAKSTMEAAKLGTKFYFQGVKEQTKNLQKLCPLYDLVIGYGSFGLAEADKTNKPFISVVIDPNMAEKKFSKNIRLNLKLILEKITLYFLMGKKYKKFRKEIGAPPSKKSNNPQLILLPMSPHVVLPGDNWTSKNVISGYWYWETPSNYSPPEDLQRFIENGEKPVFISFGSAGWSEEDNISFLNILFEGVHQSDSRAIILNTEEYAGKIPNHIYLIQEIPFDWLFSYCSCIVHHCGLGTTAEVLKAGVPSIPVPHMIDQFVWAERIHSLGVATKPIPRNDFTPEKLSTAITEALNNPLLKANSKKLGLKIREENGLKSAVIAIESIIYKMENYRHNNHHKEE; encoded by the coding sequence GTTATGGGAGTTAGAGGTGACGTGCAGATCTTTTTTGCATTGGCAATGGCGCTAAAAAAAGAGGGGCATGAAGTAACTGTTGCTGTAAACAGTAAATTTCAAAAATTAGGTGAATCATATGGTATTAATTGTTATTCTCTTGGAGGAAACCCTGAAGATGGAGTAACTGAGTTAAAAAAGATAATGAAAGCAAAAAGCACCATGGAAGCAGCAAAACTTGGAACTAAGTTTTATTTTCAAGGAGTCAAAGAACAAACCAAAAATTTACAGAAACTCTGCCCTCTTTATGATTTAGTAATAGGATATGGGAGTTTTGGTTTAGCTGAAGCCGATAAGACAAATAAACCATTTATCAGTGTGGTAATAGATCCAAACATGGCAGAAAAGAAATTCTCAAAAAATATAAGATTAAACCTGAAATTAATCCTTGAAAAAATAACTCTATATTTCCTGATGGGGAAAAAATATAAAAAATTTCGGAAAGAAATAGGTGCTCCACCATCCAAAAAATCAAACAATCCTCAATTAATACTTTTACCTATGAGTCCCCATGTAGTCTTACCTGGTGACAACTGGACATCCAAGAATGTAATCTCTGGTTACTGGTATTGGGAGACCCCTTCAAATTATTCCCCGCCAGAAGATCTTCAGAGGTTTATAGAAAACGGCGAAAAACCAGTATTCATAAGCTTTGGGTCGGCAGGTTGGAGTGAAGAAGATAATATTTCGTTTTTGAATATTCTTTTTGAAGGAGTCCATCAATCAGACTCCAGGGCAATAATCCTAAATACTGAAGAATACGCAGGTAAAATTCCGAATCATATATATCTAATACAAGAAATTCCCTTCGACTGGTTGTTTAGTTATTGTTCATGTATCGTTCATCACTGCGGTTTGGGTACAACTGCTGAAGTTTTAAAAGCCGGGGTACCATCTATTCCAGTACCACATATGATTGACCAGTTTGTCTGGGCTGAACGTATTCATTCTCTTGGTGTTGCAACAAAACCTATACCTAGAAATGATTTTACCCCGGAAAAATTGTCTACCGCCATCACAGAAGCTCTGAATAATCCACTCCTTAAGGCAAATTCCAAGAAATTAGGTCTTAAAATACGTGAAGAAAATGGTTTGAAGAGTGCAGTAATTGCAATAGAATCCATAATATACAAAATGGAAAATTATCGTCATAATAATCACCATAAGGAGGAATGA
- a CDS encoding FUSC family protein, whose translation MERISIVERLKFLSKPQGKIEWGAAFRAIIIVIISALLANFLGYGAGLKIITFVTLLAAMIIDIKLPLSTIIKLEIICALMMSLVFVSVGLSASSMPLFIFFTALWAFFTLSMNIFGYAYGSLGFLLFSAYFVAVVTVEPGTNPMDLGFYIIFAYLVASILLIPKIIFKNNNIRKMVAQGFKKETRFRDIIKTRQVMSGIKVNSQLYSLFNLGVYITALRGYSYRSLNHITSESQKIFNSFLHSAEETSDNIANEITENEVSDSIPENLKNLDEKIAAMDIYYPEKGDLKAIKEISNLIKSLLEKSHRVLINKENKEKMKFSSSRTSLKETLYSSFNLKNMYIRHTLRFTMAMIIGLIAVNLTHSRDAIWVVMGILIIMKPDISSTLDNLILRSFFNFLGVIGALILGIIFPQHVFIFIGLLMLFLFRAFYPNNIGPSVMALTIFVVLIWPTGTLMANATARLIDLTVGGLIAFIMTYLILPNRITFNLPKQTTKTINTIADCVDSVFIANKKEYDSSKILDKIKAFLLEYNNLEASIKKLKDAYKNVDNDVKFYEDLSSSLYNLFSDISILASQMEVKKIYPDLSEERIHIIEELEKLAKIIEKNESPDYREFKIQDFKVNQFDSSIHQHIEWINLDLDYIKNDISHAYSKDIFERYRNLR comes from the coding sequence ATGGAGAGAATTTCTATAGTAGAAAGATTAAAGTTTCTGTCAAAACCCCAGGGCAAAATTGAATGGGGTGCTGCTTTTAGAGCCATTATAATCGTGATAATTAGTGCTCTTTTAGCCAATTTTTTAGGATATGGGGCGGGTTTGAAAATAATAACATTTGTAACTCTTTTAGCAGCCATGATAATAGATATAAAACTCCCTTTAAGCACCATAATAAAACTGGAAATTATATGTGCTTTGATGATGAGTCTGGTATTTGTATCTGTGGGTTTAAGTGCCAGTAGTATGCCTCTCTTTATTTTCTTTACGGCGTTATGGGCTTTTTTTACTCTTTCTATGAACATTTTTGGATATGCTTATGGTAGCTTGGGTTTCCTTCTTTTCAGTGCTTATTTTGTGGCAGTGGTTACTGTGGAGCCCGGCACCAATCCTATGGATTTAGGTTTTTACATTATTTTCGCATATTTAGTAGCATCTATTCTATTAATTCCTAAAATAATATTTAAGAATAATAATATTCGGAAAATGGTTGCTCAGGGATTTAAAAAAGAAACTAGATTTAGGGATATAATTAAAACCAGACAAGTCATGAGTGGTATTAAAGTAAACTCCCAATTATACTCTTTATTTAATCTTGGGGTTTACATAACTGCACTGCGTGGATACAGTTATAGATCGCTGAATCACATTACATCTGAATCTCAAAAAATTTTCAATTCATTCCTACACTCTGCAGAAGAAACCTCAGATAATATCGCTAATGAAATAACAGAGAATGAAGTTTCAGATAGTATTCCAGAGAATTTAAAAAATCTTGATGAAAAAATAGCGGCGATGGACATATATTACCCTGAAAAAGGTGATTTGAAAGCTATTAAAGAGATCAGTAATTTAATAAAGAGTCTCTTGGAGAAGTCTCACCGTGTCTTGATTAATAAAGAAAATAAGGAAAAAATGAAATTTTCATCTTCAAGAACTTCTCTAAAAGAAACATTGTATTCCAGTTTCAATTTAAAAAACATGTATATTCGCCATACTCTACGTTTTACTATGGCCATGATTATCGGCCTTATCGCTGTGAATTTAACCCACTCTCGAGATGCTATATGGGTAGTTATGGGTATTTTAATTATAATGAAACCAGACATTAGTAGTACCCTAGATAACCTAATTTTAAGAAGTTTTTTCAACTTTTTAGGAGTCATTGGTGCTTTAATTTTAGGGATTATTTTTCCACAGCATGTTTTCATATTTATTGGATTATTAATGCTCTTCTTATTCCGGGCATTTTATCCCAATAATATAGGGCCCTCGGTTATGGCACTTACAATTTTTGTCGTTTTAATATGGCCCACCGGAACGTTAATGGCCAATGCCACAGCGAGATTAATTGATTTAACAGTAGGGGGATTAATCGCATTTATAATGACATATTTAATTCTCCCCAATAGAATCACATTTAATTTACCCAAACAAACAACTAAAACAATTAATACCATTGCTGATTGTGTGGATTCTGTTTTCATAGCCAATAAAAAGGAATATGATAGTTCAAAAATATTGGATAAAATAAAGGCTTTTCTTTTAGAATATAACAATTTAGAAGCTTCCATTAAAAAATTGAAGGACGCTTATAAAAATGTAGATAATGATGTTAAGTTTTATGAAGATTTATCGTCGTCATTGTACAATTTATTTTCAGACATATCTATTTTAGCATCCCAAATGGAAGTCAAGAAAATATATCCTGATCTTTCAGAAGAAAGAATTCATATAATTGAGGAATTAGAAAAATTAGCCAAAATAATAGAAAAAAATGAATCACCAGATTATAGGGAATTTAAAATTCAGGATTTTAAAGTGAATCAATTTGATTCATCCATCCATCAGCATATAGAATGGATTAATTTAGATCTGGATTATATTAAAAACGATATATCTCATGCGTATTCTAAAGATATTTTTGAAAGGTATCGTAATTTAAGATAA